The region CTGTCCATGTCACGGAATTAGAGAGCTTCTTTCTTACCATGATGACGCCTGTCTCATTGTTAGCCAGCATTATGGTCACGAGGCAAGTGCCGGGGCGCACGGCGGCCAAGACATCGCTAACCTCCACCTGGCCTGTCACCGTGGAAACAGGCACGAAGGTGACATCTGCGGCAAAAACATTAAGTGTTTCCCACATGACATCATCGTCAAATTTGTATAATCAAACATGACACCCGAGCAGGACATTTTGCaaaagacatgaaaaaaaacaacaactatatactatatttaggaaaataaatacattttcttctgtcgcttatttttgtgtttttttaaacgtcACAAGCACTAATCATCgagcataaaaacaaacatttattgctGTCCACGTACCCACTTTGCCGTCCCTCTGCAGGTGCTCGGCCACTAGTTTAATGGAGTCGTGCTCCACGTTGGATGTGATGATGTGTGGAAGCTTCCCATTCGAGTGCCTCCTGAAATGCTCCAAAGCAGTATGGAGCACCATGTTGTTGGCCTGGAAGAAGGTTTTATTACCGTTTATCCATATTAAATATGCCTGCGGAGAAGTGTCAGCGTTACCTCAGTTCCTCCTGAGGTGAAAATGATGTCCTCTGCTTTTCCTCCGACCATCCTTGCCACATTTTCTCGGGACTGACTGATTATAGCCTTTGCTTTGATGCCTAAAACTCACATGGATTAATAAGATAATACACATCACAGACAGCCAAAAGTAGGCTCACCTGCTTGGTAACTGCTACTGGGGTTCCCCCAAGCATCCTGTAAGGCCTCAGAAATAGCCTGTACCACTTCTGGTTCCAGTGGCGTTGTTGCATTATAGTCCATATATATTCTTTATCAAACAACAGGACTTATTAACTCTTTAATGATTTTATACATGAAACAATGCTGGTATGGTTagcagtgggggtgggggggtctcaCCTGTCGCGGTTAAGTTCAGCATAATGAAAGGCATCACCCTTGGCATCACCATCACAATGATCGACCATCTATAAGTGAGAAAAAGGCAAAGCATGCTAACCTATTTTACCCATGGAACTTTAAGTCCAGATTGAATAATCtaatgaacaaaacatttttcgGCATATCCTGCTCAAAAGAGTCAAATGTTGATACTTGTAACTAATAACACCACCAAAGCTTTGTATCTAAATGCAGTTTGGGCATAGCTGGCGTTGGACGTGTACCGCTCCAATATGGCCACCGTAAACGTATGTCCGTACGATGACGTATTGTGCGCGCCGTGTTAGGACAGGAAGTTGAAcagaaaaaatatcataaatgaaagaaaagtaCTAAAGCCGCACAAAACTATAATTTAGACGGACGGCTCATcttgaaaagtaaaaataaactgtataaaatgtgtgtatgtgtgtaaacaCATCAATAAATAAGCCACCAGACAGTGGCTAGTAGTAGTCATGGCCATGGTGATGGTGCACCAAGTAAAACCGAAACAGGGTGACATGTATTGACATGTGTCAATAAAATACACACCTAATCCACGATTTAAATGCGATACAATAACTTAACTAATGATTCCAGTGAACAGTAGTGAGAGAGTATAAACTACTTTGTTTGGTTACTTCTCTTGTGTCAGACACGACGTGTCATTGTTGACATCTTGCTGTCTAAATAATAACACCAAAGCGTTGAGGGATAATAAATAAAGCGACAAAATGCCTGGAAAAGCAGCAACCAAAATACGTTTTAGTAGCATCAACATTAGTTGCAGACATTAGCGAGTAAAGGGCCTGCTAATAATACTTGCATTATAATCACGCCAGTTTAGGATCCGTACAATATATACGAATACACGCGTCACGATAGCCTGAAATGCTTTTATTCTCCTCTGACCTTGTCAAAAGATGCAAAGTTGTCCTGTGGATGTTTTTACTGCCGCTCAAGTCACGCATCAGCTAGCAAAGACACGGAAGCGGCTACTCCGGGGTTGCCAGCTACGTATAGTGAACAGAACGCACGCAGGATCGATCCAAATGTCGATAGTAGTAATGTAGTATCAGAACCAAATCGATACTAACGTgtttaacatttgttttttgttgcttgTATTGCTCAATTGTTGggattgtcatttttttgtttttatttactcaCCTACTTTGCATTATTGACTTATTTTGCTAAAGTAAGGAAATCATTCAATTATTTAGTTGAGTTACATTGTAGTGTTGCCTGAAAGCCTGCTTTTGATTGTGATTATTAGCATGATTCACAaataactaattaattagaGTCAAAAGTTTCACTAGCAATACAGGCCTGACACGGTGCTAAGAGGTATGGATTCGATACCACAACTTGCCGTATCGCCCACTATCGTAACCAGGTATCAGGAACAGAAGCATTCAGTAAAGAAGGCTTGTAACATCTTAAACAAGCCATCCATCAATCAAGAAACATATCCATGCTAGTGACAAAAGCGAGTAATTTAACGATTTATAGAGTCCTTTTTGGCCCTTAAAGTGGCATCCCAATAACAAAGCGTGTCAGAGAGCATTCAGTAAAATCATGGCTAATGAGAAATAACAGGTCCATGGCTTGGTGTTGCAttattttcatctttatttcatATATGACAAGGTGTTCAGTGCACACAAACATTGGACAGCAAACTCCAACACTCAAAAGACACTCACTGAACGACGACTGCCCGTGTGGGGGGTTTTTGTAAACGGGCGCCACATGATGACACTGTTCACAGCAATCATGTCGATATGTACAAAGCAAAGTGTGGAAGCACAACAATGTCAATCATTGTCCATTCAAAGCGGAGACGAGATGGGGAGCAATGGGGTGAAT is a window of Doryrhamphus excisus isolate RoL2022-K1 chromosome 5, RoL_Dexc_1.0, whole genome shotgun sequence DNA encoding:
- the scly gene encoding selenocysteine lyase isoform X3, which gives rise to MVDHCDGDAKGDAFHYAELNRDRIYMDYNATTPLEPEVVQAISEALQDAWGNPSSSYQAGIKAKAIISQSRENVARMVGGKAEDIIFTSGGTEANNMVLHTALEHFRRHSNGKLPHIITSNVEHDSIKLVAEHLQRDGKVDVTFVPVSTVTGQVEVSDVLAAVRPGTCLVTIMLANNETGVIMPVREVCQRVKSLNKQSQRLRILLHTDAAQALGKIQVDVRDLGVDYLTIVGHKFYAPRIGALFVNGPGVTTPLYPMLFGGGQERNFRPGTENTPMIAGLGKAAELVTTHGASYERHMLDTKLYLEERLKAGGCCHTARSCRRAWAPPATPTAETGLHTSF
- the scly gene encoding selenocysteine lyase isoform X2; this translates as MVDHCDGDAKGDAFHYAELNRDRIYMDYNATTPLEPEVVQAISEALQDAWGNPSSSYQAGIKAKAIISQSRENVARMVGGKAEDIIFTSGGTEANNMVLHTALEHFRRHSNGKLPHIITSNVEHDSIKLVAEHLQRDGKVDVTFVPVSTVTGQVEVSDVLAAVRPGTCLVTIMLANNETGVIMPVREVCQRVKSLNKQSQRLRILLHTDAAQALGKIQVDVRDLGVDYLTIVGHKFYAPRIGALFVNGPGVTTPLYPMLFGGGQERNFRPGTENTPMIAGLGWRVLSHCKKLQASVGAACHSDRGDRPSHILLSCGVCPEVAANSLRLSVGRRTCKTHVDEVVEDLKNAVELLEQTK